One window of the Rhizobium sp. ARZ01 genome contains the following:
- a CDS encoding serine hydrolase, protein MPPTFKDQNGFARSDVTLANWRTAPFSRWAFQNVRDLVPTAEIRASRPDPEQAIASEGFLSTRIETGIEGASTVKEFLDYAHTDGFVVLRDGRIAAEYYASHADVNAKHVIFSVSKSMTAIVSGILESQGVLDPNRLVTHYLPEAGGSAYGTCSYRDVLDMRVSLDFEEAYLDPHGAFARYRRSTLWNPPEPGAKSETLASFLMTLPKAARAHGGPFFYASPNSDLLGVIIERVTGRRFSDLMSELLWQPMGAKNDAYVTVDAIGTPRCAGGICMTARDLARVGELLRTGGAVNGRQVVPEAWIADMTTKGDHEAWVAGLNTMLPNGRYRSQWYQSGEADGAYCAIGIHGQWLYVDPSTKTVIVKQSSQPNPLDDELKQDIFAFYRTISAMTL, encoded by the coding sequence ATGCCCCCGACATTCAAAGACCAGAACGGGTTTGCCCGTTCCGACGTAACGCTTGCCAACTGGCGTACCGCGCCCTTCAGCCGCTGGGCCTTCCAAAATGTTCGCGATCTCGTGCCGACCGCCGAGATCCGCGCGTCCCGCCCGGATCCCGAACAAGCGATCGCTTCGGAAGGTTTCCTTTCCACGCGGATTGAGACCGGCATCGAGGGCGCCTCGACCGTCAAGGAATTCCTCGACTACGCGCATACGGACGGTTTCGTCGTTCTGCGCGACGGTCGCATTGCAGCGGAATACTATGCCTCGCATGCGGACGTGAACGCCAAGCACGTCATCTTCTCCGTCTCGAAGTCAATGACGGCGATCGTCTCGGGAATCTTGGAATCCCAAGGTGTGCTTGATCCCAACCGGCTGGTTACCCATTACCTGCCGGAGGCGGGCGGCAGTGCCTATGGTACCTGCAGCTATCGTGACGTTCTCGACATGCGCGTCAGCCTCGATTTCGAAGAAGCCTATCTTGATCCGCATGGAGCCTTTGCACGCTATCGCCGCTCCACGTTGTGGAACCCGCCGGAACCCGGTGCGAAGAGCGAAACGCTCGCCTCGTTCCTGATGACGCTGCCCAAGGCGGCCCGCGCTCACGGAGGCCCCTTCTTCTACGCATCACCCAATTCCGACCTCCTCGGCGTCATTATCGAGCGGGTGACGGGGAGACGCTTCTCCGATCTCATGTCGGAACTACTCTGGCAGCCAATGGGGGCGAAGAACGACGCCTACGTCACCGTCGACGCCATCGGCACGCCGCGTTGCGCCGGCGGCATCTGCATGACCGCTCGCGATCTTGCCCGCGTTGGCGAATTGCTGCGCACAGGTGGTGCGGTCAATGGGCGGCAAGTCGTGCCGGAAGCCTGGATCGCCGACATGACGACCAAGGGTGACCACGAGGCATGGGTAGCAGGTCTCAACACCATGCTGCCGAACGGCCGTTACCGTAGCCAATGGTACCAGTCGGGCGAGGCCGACGGCGCCTACTGCGCGATCGGCATCCACGGCCAGTGGCTCTACGTCGACCCGAGCACGAAGACCGTCATCGTCAAGCAGTCCTCACAGCCGAATCCGCTGGATGACGAGCTGAAGCAGGACATCTTTGCCTTCTACCGGACGATCAGCGCCATGACACTCTGA
- a CDS encoding amidohydrolase has protein sequence MQKEASYIIRNARIVTMDEAKPTAEAIAISGNRILAVGSEAQIDAFSGPDTHVIDAKGGTVLPGFNEAHMHIFGGSVGLTQLSLFGVKGFGALQEKVRAYVAANPDLPLLEAQYADYTILSETERVTRHHLDRIISDRPFMMVAPDRHTAWANTAALEKAGILKGGDVGVGNEIVMGDDGLANGELRESDAMRPVAALSETGGREMLGVGTGGDPEHVTPEERARDIAVIKRGLAYCASLGITSLQNMDGSLYQLEMLDEIEKTDGLTVRVRMPFHMKNFMPLSDLEDKAAAWRARFDTDKLRCDFVKMFMDGVTESGTAVFVDDYKHQPGWKGDPLFTQEHFDSIATMADKLGLPVAVHAIGDGAVRMVLNGYEAAIKANGKRDSRNRIEHIEVVHPDDIKRFAETGTVASMQPTHPPGNAGLPLEPYLSYIGEERWPYAFAWRTLVDAGAKIVFATDWPVSPLDPMSCIYDAMTRKVWNDDIADQRLTLQETLEAYTKTSAWVEFMEDRKGVLKEGYLADVVVLSGDVERTPLKDLAAVRPVTTICDGRITYQA, from the coding sequence ATGCAGAAAGAAGCAAGTTACATTATCCGCAATGCGCGGATCGTAACGATGGACGAAGCCAAGCCGACGGCTGAGGCAATTGCAATCTCGGGCAACCGCATCCTGGCGGTCGGCTCCGAAGCGCAGATCGACGCCTTTTCCGGCCCGGACACCCATGTGATCGATGCCAAGGGCGGCACTGTGCTGCCCGGCTTCAACGAAGCGCACATGCATATCTTCGGTGGTTCGGTCGGCCTAACCCAGCTCTCCCTCTTCGGTGTCAAGGGCTTTGGGGCACTTCAGGAGAAGGTGCGTGCCTATGTGGCCGCTAATCCGGATCTGCCACTGCTCGAGGCGCAGTATGCCGACTACACCATTCTGTCAGAGACCGAGCGGGTAACCCGCCACCATCTCGACCGGATCATTTCGGACCGGCCTTTCATGATGGTAGCGCCGGATCGTCATACCGCCTGGGCGAACACGGCGGCACTGGAGAAGGCGGGGATCCTGAAGGGCGGCGACGTCGGCGTCGGCAACGAGATCGTTATGGGCGATGACGGGCTTGCCAATGGTGAGCTTCGCGAATCCGACGCGATGCGGCCGGTCGCAGCACTGAGCGAGACGGGCGGGCGGGAAATGCTCGGCGTCGGCACTGGCGGCGATCCGGAACACGTGACGCCAGAGGAGCGCGCCAGGGATATCGCCGTCATCAAGCGTGGCCTCGCCTATTGCGCGTCGCTCGGTATCACCTCGCTCCAGAACATGGACGGGAGCCTCTATCAGTTGGAAATGCTGGATGAGATCGAGAAGACCGACGGTCTTACGGTGCGCGTGCGCATGCCCTTCCACATGAAGAATTTCATGCCGCTTTCCGATCTGGAGGACAAGGCGGCGGCCTGGCGTGCGCGCTTCGACACCGACAAGCTGCGTTGCGACTTCGTGAAGATGTTCATGGACGGGGTGACCGAGTCCGGCACGGCCGTTTTCGTCGACGACTACAAGCACCAGCCTGGCTGGAAGGGTGATCCGCTCTTCACCCAGGAACATTTCGACAGCATTGCCACCATGGCTGACAAGCTCGGTTTGCCGGTCGCCGTGCACGCAATCGGCGACGGCGCCGTGCGCATGGTTCTCAACGGGTATGAGGCAGCGATCAAGGCAAACGGCAAGCGGGATAGCCGCAACCGCATCGAGCATATCGAAGTGGTTCACCCCGACGATATCAAGCGCTTCGCCGAAACCGGCACAGTCGCCTCCATGCAGCCGACCCATCCGCCCGGCAATGCCGGACTGCCGTTGGAGCCGTATCTGTCCTACATAGGCGAAGAGCGCTGGCCCTATGCGTTCGCCTGGCGCACGCTCGTCGATGCAGGGGCGAAGATCGTCTTTGCTACCGACTGGCCGGTCTCGCCGCTCGATCCGATGAGCTGCATTTATGACGCCATGACGCGCAAGGTTTGGAATGACGACATTGCCGACCAGCGGCTGACGCTCCAGGAGACGCTCGAGGCCTATACGAAGACGAGCGCCTGGGTCGAGTTCATGGAAGACCGCAAGGGGGTGCTGAAGGAAGGCTACCTCGCCGATGTCGTCGTGCTTTCCGGCGATGTCGAACGCACACCATTGAAGGATCTCGCCGCGGTGCGGCCCGTCACGACAATCTGCGACGGGCGGATCACGTATCAGGCGTGA
- a CDS encoding DUF47 domain-containing protein, which translates to MLSWFRALMPREDRFFDLFDAHSRTVVGGAEALQKVLAGGPDIEQHCNRIVELEDKADHITAEVLLAVRKSFITPFDRGDIKDLIQSLDDAIDMMHKTVKTIRLFEQTSFDPGMQEMGTIIVRAAHLVAEAVPLLHKIGANITRLHAIAEEVMRIEGRADELHEAGLKDLFRRHGASNPMAYMIGSELYGQLEKVVDRFEDVANEISGIVIENV; encoded by the coding sequence GTGCTGAGTTGGTTTCGTGCCCTGATGCCCCGGGAAGACCGGTTCTTTGACCTTTTCGACGCGCATTCGCGGACGGTCGTCGGCGGCGCAGAAGCGCTTCAGAAGGTGCTTGCCGGCGGACCGGACATCGAGCAGCACTGCAACCGGATCGTCGAACTGGAAGACAAGGCGGACCATATCACCGCCGAGGTGCTGCTTGCCGTCCGCAAGAGCTTCATCACGCCTTTCGATCGTGGCGACATCAAGGACCTGATCCAGTCGCTCGACGACGCGATCGACATGATGCACAAGACCGTCAAGACGATCCGCCTGTTCGAGCAGACGAGCTTCGACCCGGGCATGCAGGAGATGGGGACGATCATCGTCCGAGCCGCCCACCTCGTCGCCGAAGCCGTTCCGCTGTTGCACAAGATCGGTGCCAACATCACCCGCCTCCATGCGATCGCCGAGGAGGTGATGCGCATTGAGGGGCGGGCCGACGAACTGCATGAAGCGGGGCTGAAGGACCTGTTCCGCCGCCACGGCGCCTCCAATCCGATGGCCTACATGATCGGCAGCGAACTCTACGGCCAGCTCGAGAAGGTCGTCGATCGCTTCGAGGACGTGGCGAACGAGATCAGCGGCATCGTGATCGAGAACGTCTGA
- a CDS encoding inorganic phosphate transporter — translation MEATLAFPLLMALIGIALLFDFLNGLHDAANSIATIVSTRVLRPQYAVMWAAFFNFIAFLFFGLHVAETIGKGIIDPAIITPAVIFSALIGAIFWNVVTWLFGIPSSSSHALIGGLVGAGLAKTGGEAIVVWGLAKTVGAIFLSPAIGFFLALMLVLLVSWLCVRQTPFAVDKTFRGMQFLSASLYSLGHGGNDAQKTMGIIAVLLFSQGYLGSEFYVPFWVVITCQAAIALGTLFGGWRIVHTMGSKITRLNPMQGFCAETGGAITLFGATWLGIPVSTTHTITGAIIGVGAARRVSAVRWGIAGNIVFAWFVTLPAAALVSALTYWLVGLFGAQ, via the coding sequence ATGGAGGCCACCCTCGCCTTTCCGCTGCTGATGGCGCTCATCGGCATCGCGCTGCTGTTCGATTTCCTGAACGGCTTGCACGACGCTGCGAATTCGATCGCCACTATCGTCTCGACGCGGGTGCTCAGGCCGCAGTATGCGGTAATGTGGGCGGCCTTCTTCAACTTCATCGCCTTCCTCTTCTTCGGCCTGCATGTGGCAGAGACGATAGGCAAGGGGATCATCGATCCGGCGATCATTACGCCGGCCGTTATCTTCTCCGCCCTGATCGGGGCCATTTTCTGGAACGTCGTCACCTGGCTGTTTGGCATTCCGTCGAGCTCGTCGCACGCGCTGATCGGCGGGCTCGTCGGCGCGGGTCTCGCCAAGACTGGTGGTGAGGCGATCGTCGTCTGGGGCCTGGCAAAAACGGTTGGCGCCATTTTTCTCTCGCCCGCGATCGGCTTCTTCCTGGCGCTGATGCTGGTTCTTCTGGTTTCATGGCTTTGCGTGCGCCAGACGCCGTTCGCCGTCGACAAGACGTTCCGTGGCATGCAGTTTCTCTCCGCGTCGCTCTATTCGCTTGGTCACGGTGGCAACGACGCGCAGAAGACGATGGGCATCATCGCCGTGCTGCTCTTTTCGCAGGGCTACCTCGGCTCAGAGTTCTACGTGCCGTTCTGGGTCGTCATCACCTGCCAGGCGGCAATCGCGCTCGGAACGCTCTTTGGCGGTTGGCGCATCGTGCATACGATGGGTTCGAAGATCACCCGCCTCAATCCGATGCAGGGCTTTTGTGCTGAGACCGGTGGCGCGATCACCCTCTTCGGTGCCACCTGGCTCGGCATTCCGGTCTCGACCACCCACACGATCACCGGCGCCATTATCGGCGTCGGCGCGGCCCGCCGGGTCTCGGCGGTGCGCTGGGGGATTGCCGGTAACATCGTCTTTGCCTGGTTCGTGACCCTGCCGGCCGCGGCGCTCGTGTCGGCGCTGACCTACTGGCTCGTCGGCCTGTTCGGCGCCCAGTAA
- a CDS encoding transporter, translating into MMRAGALLGAFGVLAGSASAQESSADLAKKLSNPVASMISVPFQFNYDRGFGPEDGHRETLNIQPVIPFSINQDWNIISRTIMPVIWQNDIAGPSGSQFGLGDITQSLFFSPKQPGPGGLIWGLGPAFLIPTATDELTGSGKWGAGPTGVALKQEGPWTYGMLANHIWSFAGVDDRPDVNSTFLQPFLSYTTHDAWTFTLNTESTYDWEDDQWSVPVNLMIAKLVKFDKQPVSFTAGVRYWADAPDSGPEGLGFRLAVTFLFPQ; encoded by the coding sequence ATGATGCGAGCTGGTGCGCTGCTCGGGGCATTCGGTGTTCTGGCGGGATCAGCGTCGGCTCAAGAGTCTAGCGCAGATTTGGCAAAGAAGCTTTCGAACCCCGTGGCTTCCATGATCAGCGTGCCATTCCAGTTCAACTACGATCGCGGTTTCGGCCCTGAGGACGGACACCGCGAGACGCTCAACATCCAGCCGGTCATTCCGTTTTCGATCAACCAAGACTGGAATATCATCTCGCGCACGATCATGCCGGTTATCTGGCAGAACGATATCGCCGGTCCGTCCGGTAGCCAGTTCGGTCTCGGTGACATTACGCAGAGCCTGTTCTTCTCGCCCAAGCAGCCAGGGCCGGGAGGCCTCATCTGGGGACTTGGGCCGGCCTTCCTGATCCCGACCGCGACGGACGAATTGACCGGTAGCGGCAAGTGGGGCGCCGGTCCGACCGGCGTCGCCTTGAAGCAGGAAGGCCCCTGGACCTACGGCATGCTCGCCAACCATATCTGGTCTTTTGCCGGCGTGGACGATCGGCCCGACGTGAATTCGACCTTCCTGCAGCCGTTCCTGTCGTACACGACCCATGACGCTTGGACGTTTACGCTCAACACCGAGTCGACCTATGATTGGGAAGATGATCAGTGGTCCGTGCCGGTCAACCTCATGATCGCAAAGCTGGTGAAGTTCGACAAGCAGCCGGTCAGTTTCACGGCGGGTGTTCGTTACTGGGCGGACGCCCCGGACAGCGGCCCGGAGGGGCTGGGCTTCCGTCTCGCGGTTACCTTCCTGTTCCCCCAGTGA
- a CDS encoding adenylate/guanylate cyclase domain-containing protein encodes MERHLAAVMIADVAGYSRLSQRDEEGTRACFQRDLAEVFQPRFEEHHGRLVKTMGDGILGEFRSVVDALRCALAIQQAKRERDRDVPRDLRLDFRIGINLGDVIVEGDDIHGGGVNIADRLQSLAEPGGIAISASTYEQVKGKVAVGFVDLGLQWVRNVDEPVRVYLVAGSASSRAPPAVRRRRRRRLLVACAVALLALVAGGLAWWQPWTPLLSPAPIAYPIPDKPSVAVLPFINVTGDKAQDHLAQGLTDDLITELSKVSGLFVIARHSVISLGETAGNFQDVANELGVHYVLEGTLQRAGLQLRINVKLIDAMSGLSLWAERYDRQFTDLFAVQDDVIGKIASALEISLSEGERERLARIPTENLEAYDNYMRAERIGVAFNDVESYREALSFYQKAIDLDPQFADAHAGIARAAVDIWRNDYNYIWSAAVARKIAYDAAGEALKLDPGNARAQSVLALLQLVDGHPREALESAERAVDAQPNDPEAYANLALVLAHAGDREKAIANIDRALRLDPSPPENFRLLAGVVLYAARDNGKAIPLLKAARDALPNSEHAREFLAAAYVSEGNKSAAAEQVEALRSLFPEANLAYYGYLYDYWRPDGVAYHLENLKAAGVPQWPFGFEGKPEDKLDPTQLHELVDDKTWQGRHRNGTEFFQFFDAAGNTAYRSANTSITGTVKLEDGRLCEQFPGYFLDRMVCGDIFRNTDKEKHPGTDYVHVTPQVLKYFSLVP; translated from the coding sequence ATGGAGCGCCATCTTGCCGCCGTCATGATCGCCGACGTCGCCGGTTACAGCCGCCTGAGCCAGCGAGACGAAGAGGGAACGCGCGCTTGTTTTCAGCGAGACCTCGCGGAGGTTTTCCAGCCCCGGTTTGAAGAACACCACGGTCGTCTGGTCAAGACTATGGGCGACGGGATACTGGGTGAGTTTCGCAGCGTGGTCGACGCGCTGCGTTGCGCGCTTGCCATTCAACAGGCCAAGCGCGAGCGTGATCGGGATGTGCCGCGTGATCTGCGCCTCGATTTCCGCATCGGCATCAATCTTGGTGATGTAATCGTCGAGGGAGACGATATCCATGGCGGCGGGGTTAACATCGCCGACCGGCTGCAGTCGCTTGCCGAACCCGGAGGCATCGCGATCTCCGCCAGTACCTACGAGCAAGTGAAGGGCAAGGTCGCGGTCGGCTTTGTTGATCTGGGGCTGCAGTGGGTAAGGAATGTCGATGAACCCGTGCGCGTCTACCTGGTTGCTGGTTCGGCCTCAAGTCGGGCGCCGCCTGCGGTAAGGCGCCGGCGCCGACGTCGGTTGCTGGTGGCCTGCGCAGTCGCGCTGCTGGCGTTGGTCGCCGGTGGGCTTGCATGGTGGCAGCCCTGGACGCCACTCCTCTCTCCGGCTCCGATCGCCTACCCGATCCCAGACAAGCCTTCGGTCGCGGTCCTGCCATTCATCAACGTAACCGGTGACAAGGCCCAGGATCATCTGGCGCAAGGCCTGACTGACGATCTCATCACCGAACTCTCAAAGGTGTCGGGTTTGTTTGTCATCGCTCGCCACTCCGTCATTTCGCTCGGAGAAACAGCCGGCAATTTCCAGGACGTGGCAAACGAACTGGGTGTGCACTACGTGCTGGAGGGTACGCTGCAGCGGGCCGGCTTGCAGCTTCGCATCAATGTCAAACTGATCGATGCGATGTCGGGCCTGTCGCTATGGGCGGAGCGCTACGACCGGCAGTTTACCGACCTGTTTGCGGTGCAGGACGATGTAATCGGCAAGATCGCTTCGGCCCTGGAGATAAGCCTGAGTGAGGGCGAGCGGGAACGGCTTGCTCGCATTCCCACCGAGAATCTCGAGGCATATGACAACTACATGCGGGCCGAACGCATTGGCGTGGCATTCAACGATGTGGAGAGCTATCGCGAGGCGCTTTCCTTCTATCAGAAAGCGATCGACCTTGATCCACAATTCGCCGACGCCCATGCCGGGATCGCACGCGCGGCGGTCGACATTTGGCGGAACGATTACAACTATATCTGGTCGGCAGCGGTGGCGCGGAAGATTGCCTATGACGCGGCGGGCGAGGCGCTAAAGCTCGATCCGGGCAATGCGCGTGCGCAGTCCGTCCTGGCATTGCTGCAACTTGTCGATGGTCACCCCCGGGAAGCGCTGGAATCGGCGGAGCGTGCCGTCGATGCGCAGCCGAACGACCCGGAGGCTTACGCCAATCTTGCCCTTGTGCTCGCCCACGCCGGCGACCGTGAAAAGGCGATTGCAAACATCGATCGCGCGCTCAGGCTTGACCCGTCACCGCCGGAGAACTTCCGGTTGCTGGCAGGCGTTGTTCTCTACGCGGCGCGGGATAACGGCAAGGCGATCCCGTTGCTCAAGGCTGCAAGGGATGCTCTGCCCAATTCCGAACATGCTCGTGAATTCCTGGCAGCCGCCTATGTCTCTGAGGGCAACAAATCGGCCGCGGCTGAACAGGTTGAGGCGCTGCGCTCACTTTTTCCCGAGGCCAACCTCGCCTATTACGGCTATCTCTACGACTACTGGCGTCCGGATGGCGTCGCCTATCATCTGGAAAACTTGAAAGCCGCCGGCGTGCCACAGTGGCCCTTCGGTTTCGAAGGCAAGCCGGAAGACAAACTTGATCCCACGCAGCTACACGAACTCGTCGACGACAAAACCTGGCAGGGGCGTCACCGCAACGGGACCGAATTTTTTCAATTTTTCGACGCTGCCGGCAACACCGCCTATCGGAGCGCCAACACCAGCATAACCGGAACGGTGAAGCTGGAAGACGGCCGGCTGTGCGAACAATTCCCCGGCTATTTCCTAGACCGCATGGTGTGCGGCGATATCTTTCGAAACACCGACAAGGAAAAGCACCCTGGGACGGACTATGTCCACGTCACACCCCAGGTGTTGAAATACTTCTCGCTCGTGCCGTAA
- a CDS encoding YHS domain-containing (seleno)protein, whose product MYRKWMGGAVGIAAGIVLFAGTVQGQAPNEVNTGYFGDVAIKGYDPVAYFTQNGAVPGKPEFTYRWLGATWQFASSGNRDLFIQDPAKYAPQYGGYCADGVSFGTVTTNIDPKAWRIIEGKLYLSYDPGAADGFEKNPNKLPDSKKHWSEVQNTLESEKVGKDWQQASR is encoded by the coding sequence ATGTACAGAAAGTGGATGGGCGGTGCCGTCGGCATCGCAGCAGGTATCGTTCTTTTCGCGGGGACGGTCCAAGGTCAAGCGCCGAATGAAGTGAACACCGGCTACTTCGGTGACGTGGCGATCAAGGGCTACGATCCGGTTGCCTATTTCACCCAGAATGGCGCGGTGCCGGGCAAGCCCGAATTCACCTACCGGTGGCTGGGCGCAACCTGGCAGTTTGCCAGTTCCGGCAACCGCGACCTCTTCATCCAGGATCCGGCGAAGTATGCGCCCCAGTATGGTGGCTACTGCGCCGATGGCGTTTCCTTCGGCACGGTCACGACCAACATCGACCCCAAGGCCTGGCGCATAATCGAGGGCAAGCTGTACCTCTCTTATGATCCGGGTGCTGCAGACGGTTTCGAGAAGAACCCAAACAAGCTTCCCGATTCGAAGAAGCACTGGTCCGAAGTGCAGAACACTCTGGAATCGGAGAAAGTTGGCAAGGACTGGCAACAGGCATCGCGTTGA
- a CDS encoding ankyrin repeat domain-containing protein encodes MRFSAASVVACLLGTTSVIAGPLHDAARSGNTVLVAQLLDTGAAVSQPDDAGEPPLLIAALAGKPEVVTLLLDKGSDIEIRNKGGLTALHAGAYGGNIEVVKLLVSRGADVNDVKNFYHMSPLHAAAEEGHAEIVAFLIANKADIEAKERNGYSPLTQAGWRSHWDAADLLLKAGATCQKAELVGDWLYSECSKRQ; translated from the coding sequence GTGAGATTTTCGGCAGCTTCCGTCGTCGCCTGTCTCCTCGGCACGACGTCCGTCATTGCAGGCCCGTTGCACGATGCGGCAAGGAGTGGGAACACTGTGCTCGTCGCCCAGTTGCTTGATACGGGCGCCGCCGTATCCCAGCCGGACGACGCAGGCGAGCCGCCGCTCCTGATCGCAGCACTTGCAGGAAAGCCAGAAGTCGTCACGCTCCTGCTCGACAAGGGATCCGACATTGAGATCCGAAACAAGGGCGGGCTGACAGCTTTGCACGCGGGCGCCTATGGCGGAAATATCGAGGTCGTCAAATTGCTCGTCTCACGCGGCGCCGACGTCAACGACGTCAAGAATTTCTACCACATGTCGCCGTTGCATGCGGCGGCCGAGGAGGGCCATGCTGAGATCGTGGCTTTCCTCATCGCCAACAAGGCGGACATCGAGGCCAAGGAAAGAAATGGCTACTCACCGCTCACCCAGGCCGGATGGCGGTCCCACTGGGATGCGGCCGACCTGCTCTTGAAAGCCGGCGCCACCTGCCAGAAGGCAGAACTGGTGGGCGATTGGCTCTACAGCGAGTGCAGCAAGCGGCAGTAA